The genomic region CGCAACGTGATCGGCAGCCATGGCGGGTCGTATGCGATGTACCGGGCGCTCGCGGTCTCCGCCGGCGCGCTTGATCCGATTCGAAGGCCCGACCTCACCAACACCTTTCCGGCCGCGACCATCGGCCCGTTCCCGCAATGGAGCGATCCCACCAAGATCGTCGCGCTCGATCCCTGGGGGCATCTGGTCGCCGAGAATTTTCGCCAGGAGATCGCCGAGGGCGCGGACATCCGCCCCAGCATCGCGGTGACGCGGGCGCGGCTCGACCTGCCGGAGATCCGCGAAGCGATCGCCGCAAAGCGGCTGCGCGCCGACGGCGAGGTCGTGCACGCCAGTGGCAGCGTCTCGGTGGTGAAGATCGCGATCGATCCGGTGTGGTACCTGCCGGGCCTTGCGGCGCGCTTCGGCACCGGCGAGACCGAGCTGCGGCGCACGCTGTTCGAGCAGACCGCCGGCATGTTCCCGGAGCTGGTGACGCGGCCGGACATGAAGGTGTTCCTGCCGCCGATCGGCGGCACCACGGTCTACCTGTTCGGCGACGTGACAAAACTGCCGGATCACCGCACCAAGATCACCTGCCGCGTGCATGACGAATGCAACGGCTCCGACGTGTTCGGCTCCGACATCTGCACCTGCCGGCCCTATCTGATCCACGGCATCGAGGAATCCGCGCGCGGCGCG from Bradyrhizobium sp. CB1015 harbors:
- a CDS encoding GTP cyclohydrolase II — translated: MSRANRTDHIRLTSHPEPGRKAAFPIHWGATDARARGPIIGTVSRAGDRNVIGSHGGSYAMYRALAVSAGALDPIRRPDLTNTFPAATIGPFPQWSDPTKIVALDPWGHLVAENFRQEIAEGADIRPSIAVTRARLDLPEIREAIAAKRLRADGEVVHASGSVSVVKIAIDPVWYLPGLAARFGTGETELRRTLFEQTAGMFPELVTRPDMKVFLPPIGGTTVYLFGDVTKLPDHRTKITCRVHDECNGSDVFGSDICTCRPYLIHGIEESARGAQEGGLGLVVYNRKEGRALGEVTKFLVYNARKRQEDGDAAAAYFERTECVAGVQDARFQQLMPDTIHWLGLKRIDRFLSMSDMKYDALTSQGIDIVERVPIPLELIPADAHVEIAAKKAAGYYSTDIAPEQSVNGVVGRSLEKY